One genomic window of Solanum dulcamara chromosome 12, daSolDulc1.2, whole genome shotgun sequence includes the following:
- the LOC129877303 gene encoding patatin-like protein 3 codes for MAATSVNTISMLDSNMEVDKLTNEIFSILENKFLFGYDDPKKSVTGKENNLSAQYAGNKNIGAGKVRILSIDAGGSTDGVLAAKSLTHLESTLRRKSGKSDAHIADFFDVVAGSGAGGVLAGLLFTRGSDGVPMFTSEEALKFIVENGQKISRSFKTGFFRQVFRPAKVFKKVFGDLTLKDTIKAVLIPCYDLTTGAPFVFSRADAWEMDGCDFSMSDVCGATMADRAVDLKSIDGRSKITAVGGGVAMANPTAAAITHVLNNKQEFPFANGVEDLLVVSLGNGDSDSGTGNVTSSPAAFVKIAGDGTADMVDQAVSMAFGPTRGNNYVRIQGNGIVGKKYQLFKDENMNKIERMKKMVVVAEEMLGQKNVECVLFQGKKLVDNSNLDKLKIIACELIKEQERRKTNILSPVVLKHASPSPRTSSATTLSSVSSC; via the exons ATGGCAGCTACTTCAGTTAATACAATCTCAATGCTTGATTCCAACATGGAAGTTGATAAGCTAACAAATGAAATCTTCTCAATTCTTGAAAACAAATTCCTCTTCGGTTACGATGACCCAAAAAAATCTGTCACCGGAAAAGAGAACAACTTATCAGCTCAATACGCCGGAAACAAGAATATCGGCGCCGGAAAAGTCAGAATTTTGTCAATTGATGCTGGTGGGTCTACTGATGGTGTCCTTGCAGCAAAATCTTTAACCCATTTGGAATCCACCCTTCGCCGGAAATCAGGAAAATCCGATGCCCATATCGCTGATTTCTTCGATGTTGTCGCCGGCTCCGGCGCCGGAGGTGTTCTCGCCGGTCTTCTTTTCACACGTGGCAGTGATGGGGTTCCTATGTTTACATCCGAGGAAGCTCTGAAATTCATCGTTGAGAATGGTCAGAAAATTTCCCGGAGTTTCAAGACTGGATTTTTCCGGCAAGTTTTCCGACCGGCGAAGGTGTTTAAGAAAGTTTTCGGGGATTTAACGTTAAAAGATACGATTAAAGCGGTTTTGATCCCCTGCTACGACCTCACAACAGGTGCACCGTTTGTTTTTTCCCGCGCTGATGCGTGGGAAATGGACGGCTGTGATTTCTCCATGTCGGATGTCTGTGGTGCCACGATGGCTGATCGTGCGGTTGATTTGAAGTCAATTGATGGTCGTTCGAAGATCACAGCCGTTGGTGGTGGAGTAGCGATGGCTAATCCAACGGCTGCGGCGATTACACATGTCCTCAATAATAAACAAGAGTTCCCATTTGCTAATGGAGTTGAAGATTTATTGGTTGTTTCATTAGGAAATGGAGATTCAGATTCCGGCACCGGAAATGTGACGTCATCGCCGGCGGCGTTCGTTAAGATTGCCGGTGATGGAACTGCTGACATG GTAGATCAAGCTGTATCAATGGCATTTGGACCAACAAGGGGTAATAACTATGTAAGAATTCAAGGAAATGGTATTGTTGGGAAAAAATACCAATTatttaaagatgaaaatatgaaCAAAATTGAGAGAATGAAGAAAATGGTGGTAGTTGCTGAGGAAATGTTAGGGCAAAAAAATGTTGAATGTGTATTATTTCAAGGGAAGAAATTGGTTGACAATTCAAATTTGGACAAATTGAAGATAATTGCATGTGAATTGATCAAAGaacaagaaaggagaaaaacTAACATTTTGTCCCCTGTGGTTTTGAAACATGCATCACCATCCCCTAGAACATCGTCCGCAACAACTTTGTCCTCAGTTTCATCGTGTTAA